The Glycine soja cultivar W05 chromosome 8, ASM419377v2, whole genome shotgun sequence genome has a window encoding:
- the LOC114422738 gene encoding cytidine deaminase 1-like has translation MDQPSRKFLISASEALAMAESAAVTLPELLPTLVPTAQPLARPPISKFSVAAVGLAPSGRILVGVNLEFPGLPLHHSVHAEQFLITNLSLNAEPHLVSLAVSAAPCGHCRQFLQELRAAADVQILVTSEPTAEFGPLSDLLPQRFCPHDLLPLEAPLLLEPHHNTLTLTLHHQHLPNYKLKTAALEAANNSHAPYSGSPSGVALLDCHGNVFKGSYMESAAFNPSLGPVQAALVAFVSGGGGDYDQIVGAVLVEKEDAVVKQESTARLLINSISPNCQFDTFLCHCNPNHIV, from the coding sequence ATGGATCAACCCAGCCGTAAGTTCTTAATCTCAGCCTCGGAAGCCTTGGCCATGGCGGAGTCCGCCGCCGTGACCCTCCCGGAACTCCTCCCCACCCTGGTCCCCACCGCCCAGCCCCTGGCCCGCCCCCCCATCTCCAAGTTCTCCGTCGCCGCCGTGGGCCTGGCCCCCTCCGGCCGCATCTTGGTGGGCGTGAACCTGGAGTTCCCTGGGCTCCCCCTCCACCACTCCGTCCACGCCGAACAGTTCCTGATCACCAACCTCTCCCTGAATGCAGAGCCCCACCTGGTTTCCCTTGCCGTCTCCGCCGCCCCCTGCGGGCACTGCCGGCAGTTCCTCCAAGAACTCCGCGCCGCCGCCGACGTCCAAATCCTGGTAACCTCGGAGCCCACAGCAGAGTTCGGGCCACTCTCTGACTTGCTCCCTCAGAGGTTCTGTCCCCACGACCTTCTCCCCCTTGAAGCTCCCCTTCTCTTGGAACCCCACCACAACACCCTCACCCTCACCCTCCACCACCAACACCTGCCCAATTATAAGTTGAAGACTGCGGCTCTGGAGGCCGCCAACAACTCTCATGCACCCTACAGTGGCTCCCCCTCTGGTGTGGCTCTTCTCGACTGCCATGGCAATGTTTTTAAAGGTTCCTACATGGAATCCGCCGCCTTTAATCCCAGCTTGGGCCCCGTTCAGGCAGCCCTCGTCGCATTCGTCTCCGGCGGCGGCGGCGACTACGACCAGATTGTGGGTGCGGTCTTGGTGGAGAAGGAGGATGCCGTCGTTAAACAGGAGAGCACGGCGAGGTTGTTGATTAACTCCATTTCGCCCAATTGCCAATTCGACACATTCCTTTGCCACTGCAACCCTAATCACATTgtttaa
- the LOC114424726 gene encoding uncharacterized protein LOC114424726 translates to MASRCWPSDAELNELRERVSKIGDLNKEEVRVVVSPYRICPLGAHIDHQGGIVSAMTINMGVLLGFAPSGSNQVVIRSGQFEGEVKFRVDEIQKPKDKNLDKDSSELQEQCNWGRYARGAVYALKSSGNILSKGIIGYICGSEGLDSSGLSSSAAVGVAYLMALQYANDLVISPTELIEYDRLIENEYLGLKNGIMDQSAILLSSHGCLMCMNCKTKDYKLVYQPKVLEYNESGQPKATRILLALSGLKQALTNNPGYNKRVVECREAAQILIEASGDYTTEPILSNVDPEVYDTHKHKLEPNLAKRAEHYFSENMRVMKGVEAWAMGNLKDFGMLITASGRSSIQNYECGCEPLIQLYEILLRAPGVLGARFSGAGFRGCCLAFVEADLATEAASFVRREYLKVQPELASQISKDTAVLICESGDCARVIPQPQNGRNINMGSNPLSALTSTMPAPISTQDHDDQEDSPSSKALLSFSTDSSSSSFSSSSSSSHKPLFITLILITFIALSTSFAFAFLYFSSKPPLSPSPSSLSLFSSKARPLSKLKRPVVLLVSSDGFRFGYQFKAPTPHISRLIANGTEAESGLIPVFPSLTFPNHYSIATGLYPAYHGIINNHFTDPLSGEPFYMGNSHDPKWWLGEPLWETVLKNGLKAATYFWPGSEVNKGPWTCPFNFCIRYNASVSFEDRVDAVLGYFDLPSDQIPDFMTLYFEDPDHQGHKVGADDPLITEAVARIDRMVGRLIRGLEERGVFEDVSIIMVGDHGMVGTCDKKLIFLDDLAPWIDVPKDWVVTHTPVLAIRPPSGNDPADVVAKMNEGLSSGKVDNGKFLRVYLKEDLPSRLHYAASDRIAPIIGLIEEGFKVEQKRTKRQECGGSHGYDNAVFSMRTIFIGHGPRFARGRKIPSFENVEIYNLITSILKIKGAPNNGSASFAESVLLSAA, encoded by the exons ATGGCTTCTCGCTGCTGGCCTTCCGATGCCGAG CTAAATGAGTTGAGAGAGAGAGTTTCGAAAATAGGGGATCTGAATAAAGAGGAAGTTCGAGTTGTGGTATCTCCCTATCGAATATGTCCTTTGGGGGCACACATTGATCATCAG GGTGGGATCGTTTCAGCTATGACAATCAATATGGGAGTACTTCTGGGGTTTGCTCCTTCTGGCAGTAACCAG GTTGTAATTCGCTCAGGACAATTTGAGGGAGAAGTTAAGTTCAG AGTTGATGAGATTCAGaagccaaaagataaaaatttggACAAAGATTCATCAGAGCTACAGGAACAATGTAACTGGGGGCGTTATGCTAGAGGAGCCGTATATGCACTAAAGAGTAGCGGAAACATTCTTTCTAAG GGTATCATAGGATACATATGTGGTTCTGAAGGTCTGGACAGTTCGGGCTTAAGCTCTTCTGCTGCA GTTGGAGTGGCTTACCTCATGGCTTTGCAATATGCAAATGATTTAGTAATATCTCCCACAGAACTTATTGAATATGATAG GTTGATTGAGAATGAATATTTGGGTCTGAAAAATGGCATAATGGACCAATCAGCTATTTTGCTTTCAAGCCATGGTTGTTTGATGTGCATGAATTGCAAG ACCAAAGATTATAAACTTGTTTACCAACCAAAGGTTCTAGAATACAACGAGAGTGGGCAGCCGAAAGCAACCAGAATATTGTTGGCACTTTCGGGGTTGAAGCAAGCTTTGACGAATAACCCTGGATATAACAAGCGAGTTGTAGAGTGTCGAGAGGCCGCACAAATTCTTATTGA AGCATCTGGAGATTACACAACAGAGCCCATCCTATCTAACG TTGATCCAGAAGTATATGACACTCACAAG CACAAATTAGAACCCAATCTAGCCAAAAGAGCGGAGCATTATTTCTCAGAGAATATGCGAGTTATGAAAG GAGTTGAGGCTTGGGCGATGGGCAATTTAAAAGATTTTGGAATGCTTATTACAGCTTCTGGTCGGAGTTCCATTCAAAATTATGAATGTG GTTGTGAACCTCTGATTCAACTGTATGAGATCCTTCTGAGGGCTCCCGGTGTATTGGGAGCGCGCTTCAGTGGTGCTGGGTTTAGAGGGTGTTGCCTTGCATTTGTGGAGGCTGACCTTGCAACTGAAGCTGCATCATTTGTCAGGAGGGAATATCTCAAGGTACAGCCAGAGTTAGCAAGCCAAATAAGCAAAGACACTGCAGTTTTGATATGTGAATCTGGCGATTGTGCACgtgtaatt CCACAACCACAGAACGGAAGAAACATAAACATGGGTTCCAATCCTTTGTCTGCATTGACTTCCACAATGCCCGCGCCAATCTCAACCCAAGACCATGACGACCAAGAAGACTCTCCTTCATCAAAAGCTCTTCTTTCCTTCAGCACcgactcttcttcttcttctttttcttcttcttcttcctcttctcacAAACCCCTCTTCATCACCCTCATCCTCATCACTTTCATTGCCTTATCAACATCCTTCGCCTTCGCCTTTCTCTACTTCTCTTCAAAACCACCACTTTcaccttctccttcttctctctctctcttctcatcAAAAGCTCGTCCTCTCTCCAAACTCAAACGCCCCGTCGTCCTCCTAGTCTCCTCCGACGGCTTTCGTTTCGGTTACCAATTCAAAGCCCCAACTCCCCACATTTCCCGTTTGATCGCTAACGGAACCGAAGCTGAATCCGGTTTGATTCCGGTTTTCCCCTCTCTCACTTTCCCCAACCATTACTCCATCGCCACTGGCCTCTACCCTGCTTACCACGGCATCATCAATAACCACTTCACCGATCCACTCTCCGGGGAACCCTTTTACATGGGTAACAGCCATGACCCCAAGTGGTGGCTCGGGGAACCCTTGTGGGAAACTGTTCTCAAAAACGGATTAAAGGCTGCAACTTATTTCTGGCCTGGTTCTGAGGTAAATAAGGGTCCTTGGACTTGTCCTTTCAATTTTTGTATCCGCTATAATGCTTCTGTTTCATTTGAGGATAGGGTTGATGCGGTTTTGGGGTACTTTGATTTGCCTAGTGATCAGATTCCTGATTTCATGACGCTTTATTTTGAGGACCCTGATCATCAGGGTCACAAGGTTGGTGCTGATGATCCTCTGATCACTGAGGCTGTTGCTAGGATTGATAGAATGGTGGGGAGGTTGATTAGGGGTTTGGAGGAAAGAGGGGTTTTCGAGGATGTTAGTATTATTATGGTTGGAGATCATGGAATGGTTGGTACTTGTGATAAGAAGTTGATTTTTCTTGATGATTTGGCTCCTTGGATTGATGTTCCTAAAGATTGGGTTGTCACGCATACTCCTGTGCTTGCAATTCGTCCGCCTTCTGGTAATGATCCTGCGGATGTTGTTGCTAAGATGAATGAAGGGTTGAGCTCGGGGAAAGTTGACAATGGGAAGTTTTTGAGGGTGTATTTGAAAGAGGATCTGCCTAGTCGGCTTCATTATGCTGCGAGTGATCGGATTGCACCGATTATTGGGTTGATCGAGGAAGGTTTTAAGGTTGAGCAGAAGAGAACAAAGCGCCAAGAGTGTGGCGGTTCGCACGGTTATGACAATGCGGTTTTCTCCATGAGGACTATTTTCATTGGACATGGTCCTCGATTTGCTAGAGGGAGGAAGATACCGTCGTTTGAAAATGTTGAGatttataatttgattactTCTATTCTCAAGATAAAGGGAGCACCTAATAATGGCTCTGCCTCATTTGCAGAGTCTGTTCTTCTATCTGCTGCATAA
- the LOC114421115 gene encoding phospholipase A2-alpha-like: MVPSQLSKYGLLFISCTFFLINFLTIPISSLNIGVETTGITVSVSKECSRTCESSFCSVPPLLRYGKYCGLLYSGCPGEKPCDGLDACCMYHDKCVQAKNNDYLSQECSQTFINCMQKFKNSRAPTFKGNACQVDDVIEVINVVMEAALLAGRVLHKP, from the exons ATGGTTCCATCTCAGTTATCCAAGTATGGTCTCCTCTTCATTTCTTGCACCTTTTTCCTTATCAACTTCTTAACCATTCCCATTTCTTCCCTCAACATAGGAGTTGAAACCACCGGAATCACTGTCTCTGTG AGCAAAGAGTGCAGCAGAACATGTGAGTCAAGCTTCTGTTCAG TGCCTCCTTTATTGAGATATGGCAAGTACTGTGGACTTCTGTATAGTGGGTGCCCTGGGGAAAAACCTTGTGATGGCCTTGATGCTTGTTGTATGTATCATGATAAATGTGTCCAAGCCAAAAACA ACGACTACCTAAGCCAAGAGTGCAGCCAAACATTCATCAACTGCATGCAAAAGTTTAAGAACTCAAGAGCTCCTACATTCAAGGGAAACGCATGTCAAGTGGATGATGTAATTGAAGTTATCAATGTTGTCATGGAAGCAGCTCTGCTGGCTGGAAGAGTCTTACACAAgccctag